In a single window of the uncultured Dysgonomonas sp. genome:
- a CDS encoding DUF4249 domain-containing protein, whose amino-acid sequence MKTIHQLISIITLSFLLFSSCEKIVDLDLRTAAPKLVINAAITEGSPCTVYLTKSQAFKDNSAFKTVADAEIILTDENGNTEILREAQNMSGLYLSNMLGAVNKRYHIQVTAEGNTHEASVVIPNSVPIEETYIYEIKAGKDSWYSPSFVFHDPVDETNYYYTILYVNGNAMKSIYLDDDEFRNGLKVHRILYFDKDDNNDNDLKTGDQIRIEMQTLDKGMYTFYKSLFSVAADGGTNPITNFTGDVLGCFKGYNTSFADFIVSPDAIYSESDE is encoded by the coding sequence ATGAAGACTATACATCAGCTTATATCTATCATTACTCTTTCTTTCTTACTGTTTTCATCTTGTGAGAAAATTGTGGATTTGGATTTACGCACTGCTGCTCCCAAGCTAGTGATAAATGCGGCTATCACAGAAGGCTCACCGTGTACGGTATACCTGACCAAATCGCAGGCGTTCAAAGATAATAGCGCTTTCAAAACGGTTGCGGATGCCGAGATTATATTAACCGACGAAAATGGAAATACTGAAATTTTGAGGGAGGCTCAAAATATGTCCGGATTGTACCTCTCCAACATGTTAGGAGCAGTAAATAAAAGGTATCACATACAAGTGACAGCAGAAGGAAACACGCATGAAGCCAGTGTAGTAATACCCAATTCTGTACCCATTGAAGAAACCTATATCTATGAGATCAAGGCCGGAAAAGATTCCTGGTACTCGCCGTCTTTCGTCTTTCACGACCCTGTAGATGAAACGAACTATTATTATACAATCCTCTATGTAAACGGCAATGCCATGAAAAGCATATATCTGGATGACGATGAATTCAGAAACGGATTGAAAGTTCACCGCATACTATACTTCGACAAAGACGACAACAATGATAATGATCTGAAAACAGGAGATCAAATCAGGATAGAGATGCAAACTCTTGATAAAGGCATGTACACATTCTATAAATCATTGTTCTCTGTTGCTGCTGATGGAGGAACTAATCCAATAACCAATTTCACGGGAGATGTATTAGGCTGTTTTAAAGGATATAATACAAGCTTTGCCGATTTTATCGTAAGTCCCGATGCTATATATTCCGAATCTGATGAATAA
- a CDS encoding DUF4834 family protein, translating into MFKFLGFLLILGLFGFLVIGVLLGRVIRFFGPEERTRPNKKRSGSKSQNSKTSNISQKKFSENEGEYISYEEVKDDE; encoded by the coding sequence ATGTTTAAGTTTCTCGGCTTTCTATTAATATTGGGCCTATTCGGTTTTCTGGTAATAGGCGTCCTTTTGGGACGTGTCATCCGCTTTTTCGGTCCAGAAGAAAGAACCAGACCCAATAAAAAACGATCAGGCAGCAAGTCTCAAAATTCGAAAACATCGAATATCTCCCAGAAAAAATTCTCAGAGAACGAAGGCGAATATATCAGCTATGAAGAGGTAAAGGATGATGAGTAA
- a CDS encoding polysaccharide deacetylase family protein, translating to MSLKILLSFDIEEFEMPREYGDPIPFDQQMEVSVKGTTRILDLLAKHGVKATFYTTANFASHAKDIVSRIVNEGHELASHGYVHDHFEPPHLKMSKDILEEIGGVPVRGYRMARMAPVPEEEVFKAGYIYNSSINPTYLPGRYNKLSEPRTCFMREGVWQLPASVTPTFRFPLFWISFHNLPLGIYTSLANRTLKKDGYLNVYFHPWEFMDIGPKEKYNFPFYVTKNTDVKMVERFGKLIEWGKSKGYEFARTWDFVESIK from the coding sequence ATGAGTTTAAAGATATTATTAAGTTTTGATATAGAGGAATTCGAGATGCCTCGCGAATACGGAGACCCTATTCCTTTCGACCAACAGATGGAAGTTTCCGTAAAAGGTACAACGCGTATACTCGATTTGCTTGCAAAACACGGAGTAAAGGCGACCTTCTATACTACAGCTAATTTTGCCAGTCATGCTAAAGATATAGTAAGCAGGATAGTTAACGAAGGGCACGAACTGGCTTCGCACGGATATGTACATGACCACTTCGAACCTCCCCATCTAAAGATGTCGAAAGATATACTGGAAGAAATAGGAGGGGTACCGGTACGTGGTTACCGCATGGCACGCATGGCGCCTGTGCCCGAAGAAGAAGTCTTCAAGGCAGGGTATATATATAACTCATCAATAAACCCGACATATCTGCCCGGTAGATATAATAAACTGAGTGAGCCGCGTACATGCTTTATGCGTGAAGGGGTATGGCAACTACCGGCATCGGTGACACCGACATTCCGTTTCCCATTATTCTGGATATCTTTCCATAATCTGCCTTTAGGGATCTATACAAGCCTGGCAAACCGGACTTTGAAAAAAGACGGATATCTGAATGTCTATTTTCATCCGTGGGAATTTATGGATATAGGGCCGAAGGAGAAGTATAATTTTCCGTTCTATGTAACGAAAAATACAGATGTAAAGATGGTAGAAAGATTTGGAAAACTTATCGAATGGGGAAAGAGTAAAGGCTATGAGTTTGCCCGTACATGGGATTTCGTTGAGAGCATTAAATAA
- a CDS encoding glycosyltransferase family 2 protein, with protein sequence MILNKKVSIVICCYNEESNIPTVIKAIHDSMDTTGYQYEIIAVNDGSNDTSQTILEKMCAEDPQLFYIEFSRNFGHQNALKAGLDNATGDCIISMDADMQHPPRMLPDFIKKWEEGYDIVYTRRMDDPTLSKKKRGSSSLFYKFLNIVSDIHLEQGVADFRLMDRRAANVLINIKGSDLFIRGIVHWIGFKQYAMDYMPDKRLSGQTKYTFKKMRNLAVQGILSFSTKPLHLALYLGFGIAVLSLLLVPYAIISLWTGHVMAGWVSLIITVGFLGGLQLFILGIIGLYIGRIFSQTKGFPPYIIRSTNIIDK encoded by the coding sequence ATGATATTAAATAAAAAAGTCTCAATTGTAATCTGTTGTTATAACGAGGAATCTAATATTCCTACAGTGATAAAAGCAATCCATGACAGTATGGACACAACAGGCTACCAGTACGAGATTATAGCCGTTAATGATGGCAGTAATGACACAAGCCAAACTATACTGGAGAAAATGTGTGCGGAAGACCCGCAGCTTTTCTATATTGAATTTTCCCGTAATTTCGGGCATCAGAATGCTTTGAAAGCAGGACTGGATAATGCCACGGGCGATTGTATCATATCCATGGATGCCGATATGCAGCATCCGCCCCGAATGTTACCCGATTTTATCAAAAAATGGGAAGAAGGCTACGATATCGTATATACACGACGTATGGATGATCCGACACTATCGAAGAAGAAACGCGGAAGCTCGAGCCTTTTCTATAAATTTCTGAATATTGTATCCGATATACATCTGGAACAGGGGGTTGCCGATTTCCGGTTAATGGACCGGCGGGCGGCAAATGTCCTTATCAATATTAAAGGTAGTGATTTGTTTATAAGAGGTATCGTTCACTGGATAGGTTTTAAGCAATACGCAATGGACTATATGCCTGACAAGCGGCTGTCGGGGCAAACGAAGTATACGTTCAAGAAAATGCGCAACCTTGCTGTACAGGGAATACTTTCTTTCAGTACAAAGCCTCTCCACCTTGCTTTATATCTGGGCTTCGGCATAGCCGTATTATCCTTACTATTGGTGCCATATGCTATTATCAGCCTTTGGACGGGGCATGTCATGGCAGGTTGGGTGTCTTTGATAATTACAGTTGGGTTTCTGGGCGGATTACAATTATTCATTCTTGGAATTATCGGATTGTATATAGGACGGATATTCTCGCAGACTAAAGGTTTCCCTCCATATATTATACGAAGTACAAATATTATTGACAAATGA
- a CDS encoding DUF4026 domain-containing protein, producing the protein MDNNEKYDLLAEGETGLASGMGIYPRSKSFKFDAAQIEKSLSSRKDFKLISFNKAEVDIEFSIMSFAAEIEYQDTVFNVDLYVCEAKNINLGDYGFANSIDEESLQIAMEQEHYLETSMYFELEPLTSFHLQLKIMDAIVPGASLVVDFMSYRLLSAKWLSMTAKSPTPPSPDYLYTLHCVYDENGENGNRRYWFHTHGLHRCASVELEILNFSQGAEQMNTLINMTVKKFLSHPAKEKERFTIGYDGMGINLCWLRWEEALKDLPKGILGSVADRDEADNVHAEPSGILFAVEDGNMVSPEIYAPTLAENPIYYITNEETERMSALAKERFSSFEKVFRKEHKQPEKKSFLKNIFGSKKEEEQPGWTFLVKLGLTVDNPDSGSEKEHLWYDVISIENGKIEGKLLNQPYWISGLNEGDIKTYPFDLLTDWIIYSPDNTYTSDSIYLLEN; encoded by the coding sequence ATGGATAACAACGAGAAATATGACTTGCTGGCTGAAGGCGAAACAGGGCTGGCTTCCGGAATGGGTATTTATCCCCGTAGCAAAAGCTTTAAGTTCGATGCTGCACAGATAGAAAAATCACTTTCTTCTCGAAAAGATTTCAAACTTATCTCTTTTAACAAAGCAGAAGTCGATATAGAGTTTTCTATTATGAGTTTTGCCGCAGAAATTGAATATCAGGATACTGTGTTTAATGTGGACTTGTATGTCTGTGAGGCCAAAAATATAAACCTTGGCGACTACGGTTTTGCAAATTCGATAGATGAAGAATCCCTGCAAATCGCAATGGAGCAGGAACATTACCTCGAAACATCCATGTACTTCGAGTTGGAGCCTCTGACTTCATTTCATTTGCAATTGAAAATAATGGATGCTATTGTCCCCGGAGCAAGCCTTGTAGTCGACTTCATGTCTTACAGGCTGCTGTCTGCCAAATGGCTGAGTATGACTGCTAAATCACCGACACCTCCTTCGCCCGATTATCTCTATACATTGCATTGTGTATATGACGAGAATGGGGAGAATGGTAATCGCAGATATTGGTTCCATACGCATGGGTTGCATCGCTGCGCATCTGTAGAACTGGAGATTCTTAATTTCAGTCAGGGGGCAGAGCAAATGAATACATTGATAAACATGACAGTAAAGAAATTTCTGTCGCATCCTGCAAAGGAGAAAGAACGGTTTACGATAGGTTACGACGGTATGGGAATCAACCTGTGCTGGCTCCGGTGGGAGGAAGCACTGAAAGATCTGCCCAAGGGTATACTCGGTAGTGTGGCCGATAGGGACGAAGCAGATAATGTACATGCCGAGCCTTCGGGTATTCTCTTTGCTGTGGAAGATGGCAATATGGTTTCTCCCGAAATATACGCGCCTACGTTGGCTGAAAATCCGATTTATTATATAACGAATGAGGAGACTGAAAGAATGAGCGCTTTGGCAAAGGAACGTTTTTCTTCGTTCGAGAAAGTCTTCAGGAAGGAACATAAACAACCGGAGAAGAAATCGTTCCTCAAAAATATTTTTGGTTCGAAAAAAGAAGAGGAACAACCCGGATGGACTTTCCTTGTAAAGTTGGGGCTGACTGTAGATAATCCCGATTCGGGAAGTGAAAAAGAGCATCTCTGGTATGATGTGATATCTATAGAGAATGGAAAAATTGAAGGCAAGCTCCTCAATCAACCTTATTGGATATCGGGGCTGAACGAAGGAGATATAAAAACATATCCTTTCGACCTGCTTACCGACTGGATTATATATTCTCCGGACAATACATATACAAGTGATTCGATTTACCTGCTTGAAAACTGA
- the trpS gene encoding tryptophan--tRNA ligase: METVLSGIRSTGNLHLGNYFGALRNFTRMQHENKCFFFIADYHSLTTHPDPKILHGNVKGVLTEYLAAGIDPEISTIYIQSDVTEVCELYLLLNMHAYLGELSKTVSFKEKARKHQDNVNAGLLTYPTLMAADILLHNADKVPVGKDQEQHLEMTRKFARRFNNLYGVEYFKEPVAYNFGQELIKIPGLDGSGKMGKSEGNCIYLDEDPKSIEKKVKRALTDEGPKAPNSEKPEYIENLFTILKVVSTEDVVQHFEDKWNTCEIRYGDLKKQLAEDIIKVTTPIRERIIDIKNDDAYLHKVATEGAEKARESARKTINEVREIMGIHKF, from the coding sequence ATGGAAACAGTTTTAAGCGGTATCCGCTCTACAGGGAATCTGCATCTTGGAAATTATTTCGGTGCACTGAGGAATTTTACAAGAATGCAGCATGAAAACAAATGCTTCTTTTTCATAGCAGATTATCATTCACTGACCACACATCCCGATCCTAAGATATTGCACGGCAATGTAAAGGGTGTATTGACAGAATATCTTGCAGCAGGTATAGACCCCGAAATATCGACTATATATATACAAAGTGATGTAACCGAAGTCTGTGAATTGTACTTGCTTTTAAATATGCACGCGTATCTGGGCGAATTATCCAAAACCGTTTCATTCAAGGAAAAGGCAAGAAAACATCAGGATAATGTAAATGCAGGGCTATTGACTTATCCAACCCTTATGGCTGCCGATATATTATTGCATAATGCTGATAAAGTACCTGTTGGTAAGGATCAGGAACAGCATCTGGAGATGACCCGTAAGTTTGCCCGCCGTTTCAATAACCTCTATGGCGTGGAATACTTCAAAGAGCCTGTAGCTTATAACTTCGGACAGGAACTGATAAAAATACCGGGGTTGGATGGCAGTGGCAAAATGGGGAAATCGGAAGGCAACTGTATCTATCTGGATGAGGATCCGAAAAGTATAGAGAAAAAAGTAAAGCGTGCCCTGACCGATGAAGGCCCTAAAGCTCCGAACTCCGAAAAGCCGGAATATATAGAAAATCTGTTTACAATATTGAAAGTAGTTTCTACAGAAGATGTTGTTCAGCATTTCGAAGACAAGTGGAATACTTGTGAGATACGATACGGAGACTTGAAAAAACAATTGGCCGAAGACATCATAAAGGTTACGACTCCTATACGCGAACGTATTATCGATATTAAGAACGATGACGCATACTTGCATAAAGTTGCCACCGAAGGAGCAGAGAAAGCACGGGAGAGTGCGCGGAAAACAATAAACGAAGTAAGGGAAATAATGGGGATACATAAGTTCTGA
- a CDS encoding CusA/CzcA family heavy metal efflux RND transporter: protein MHKFVENIIAFALRNHILILFLTTLLFVAGIVCYIHTPIEAYPDVTNTRVRIITQWPGRSAEEVEKFVTLPIMKEMNTIPRKTDVRSTSLFGLSVVTVIFEDGVDDFFAQQYSSNRMQDLDLPEGTDPSIEPPSGATGEIYRYVLKSDLPIREVAAINEWVVERELLSVPGVASIASFGGEEKMFEIKVNPAELNNYNLSPLEVYEAVSKSNINVGGDIIQKGSQAYVVRGIGLLESVEDIENILIEVKGGTPIRVKQVATVDVSSKPRLGQVGLDDEDDVVQGIVIMLRGQNPSEVIGHLKEKITELNDRILPENVKIEPFLDRTTLVDSTVHTVMRNLLEGIILVSIVVFVFLFNWRTTVIVATVIPLSFLFAIIMLRIQGLPANLISMGALDFGLLLEGTLVIVEIIFVAMEKRSQELGQRFTKISKSGLIKKSAGSVASHIFFAQVILVVALFPIFSFQKVEGKMFSPLAFTLGYALLGSLILSLTYVPVMCKILLNKPVEEKTNFISRFFISALHKVYLFSSRYRKGAIITFCLLLTVCVVRMCFWGTEFIPSMNEGAIYIRATLPNSVNLDESVRTTKEMKQKLRQFDEIEFILSQTGRPNDGTDATGFFNIEFHAQLKPEKEWKRKIKKDELLAEIKDSLDIYPGIILAFSQPIQDNVEEYVAGVKSSLVIKIFGSDLSQMEGLADQTAAAIKNVRGVEDVNVFRSVGLPELQIKLEESQMARYAVSMADAQAVVEMAIGGKAATTFYEGERTFDVQIRFQKEYRDNEDKIGNILIPTMDGKYVPLKEIADIRFITGPTFIYREGSSRYVGIGFSIRDRDLGSTIAEAQKKVSESVTLKTENKMVWAGEFESQQRATARLAVIIPAVLLLILFLLYLNFGTVKDTLIAASAIPYAFIGGFISLWVTGTVFGISAGIGFVILFGITAIDSILLITLMKTRMQRTRNLRLAIDDAVKSRIRPVLMIALMGSMGLFPAALSQGMGSEIQRPLAIMIVGGILICMILSFTVLPQVFYFAYRRDKRLKDK, encoded by the coding sequence ATGCATAAATTTGTAGAAAATATCATCGCATTTGCGCTTCGCAATCATATACTCATACTTTTCTTAACTACACTTTTATTTGTCGCGGGCATCGTTTGTTATATACATACCCCTATAGAAGCGTACCCAGATGTAACAAACACCCGCGTACGGATAATAACACAATGGCCGGGAAGAAGCGCAGAAGAAGTAGAGAAGTTCGTAACCCTTCCTATTATGAAGGAAATGAATACAATTCCACGCAAAACTGATGTACGTTCCACGTCTTTATTCGGGTTGTCGGTAGTCACTGTTATTTTCGAAGACGGGGTGGATGATTTTTTTGCCCAGCAGTATTCATCCAACAGGATGCAGGATCTGGATCTGCCGGAGGGGACAGACCCTTCGATAGAGCCGCCGTCCGGTGCCACGGGTGAGATATACAGGTATGTGTTAAAGAGTGATCTGCCTATCCGCGAAGTGGCCGCCATAAACGAATGGGTAGTAGAGCGGGAGCTGCTTTCGGTACCCGGAGTAGCCAGTATAGCCAGTTTTGGCGGAGAGGAAAAAATGTTTGAGATAAAGGTAAATCCGGCAGAGCTGAATAACTATAACCTATCTCCCCTTGAGGTTTACGAAGCCGTGTCGAAGAGTAATATCAATGTCGGCGGAGATATTATTCAAAAAGGGAGTCAGGCTTATGTAGTCAGGGGAATAGGTTTGCTGGAGAGTGTGGAAGATATTGAAAATATACTGATTGAAGTAAAGGGTGGGACTCCTATCCGGGTGAAGCAGGTGGCAACAGTAGATGTTTCCTCCAAGCCCAGACTCGGGCAGGTAGGTCTGGACGACGAAGATGATGTGGTGCAGGGTATTGTAATTATGCTCAGGGGACAAAATCCAAGTGAAGTGATAGGGCACCTGAAAGAGAAGATTACCGAGTTGAATGACCGCATATTACCTGAGAATGTGAAAATAGAGCCTTTCCTCGACCGTACTACTTTAGTGGATTCTACAGTGCATACAGTTATGAGAAATTTGCTGGAAGGAATTATCTTAGTTTCCATAGTTGTATTTGTATTTCTTTTCAACTGGCGTACAACTGTAATTGTAGCCACTGTGATTCCGCTATCGTTTTTGTTTGCTATCATTATGTTGCGGATACAGGGGTTACCTGCTAACCTGATTTCGATGGGAGCGCTCGATTTTGGTTTATTGCTGGAGGGAACGCTCGTCATTGTAGAAATTATATTTGTAGCGATGGAGAAACGGTCGCAAGAGCTTGGGCAGCGTTTCACTAAAATATCGAAAAGCGGACTTATAAAGAAAAGCGCAGGAAGCGTGGCGTCCCACATCTTTTTTGCACAGGTTATCCTTGTGGTAGCATTATTCCCTATATTTTCGTTTCAGAAAGTAGAAGGTAAGATGTTCTCGCCATTGGCTTTCACGCTCGGATATGCTCTATTGGGCTCCCTTATTCTTTCGCTTACTTATGTGCCGGTCATGTGTAAGATATTGTTGAATAAACCGGTTGAGGAGAAAACGAATTTTATCAGCAGGTTTTTCATATCTGCCTTACATAAAGTGTATTTGTTCAGTTCCCGGTACCGCAAAGGCGCAATTATAACTTTCTGTTTGCTGTTAACTGTTTGTGTTGTTCGCATGTGTTTTTGGGGTACTGAGTTTATACCCAGTATGAACGAAGGAGCAATCTACATCCGTGCAACATTGCCAAATAGTGTAAATCTTGACGAATCGGTGCGGACCACCAAAGAAATGAAGCAAAAACTCCGTCAGTTCGATGAAATAGAATTTATCTTGTCGCAGACTGGCCGGCCTAATGACGGAACAGATGCCACAGGTTTTTTTAATATAGAATTCCATGCGCAACTTAAACCTGAAAAAGAATGGAAGAGAAAAATCAAAAAGGATGAGCTGTTAGCCGAGATCAAGGATTCACTCGATATATATCCGGGTATTATACTCGCATTCAGTCAGCCTATCCAGGACAATGTAGAAGAATATGTGGCCGGAGTGAAAAGCTCTCTGGTGATTAAAATATTCGGTTCCGACCTTTCCCAGATGGAAGGTTTGGCCGACCAGACTGCCGCTGCTATAAAGAATGTGAGGGGTGTAGAGGATGTAAATGTTTTCAGGAGTGTAGGACTACCCGAGCTACAGATAAAGCTGGAAGAATCACAAATGGCCCGTTATGCGGTATCTATGGCTGATGCGCAGGCCGTAGTGGAAATGGCTATCGGGGGGAAAGCCGCTACAACGTTTTATGAGGGCGAACGCACATTCGATGTCCAGATACGTTTTCAGAAAGAGTACAGGGACAATGAAGATAAAATAGGGAATATTCTTATCCCGACAATGGACGGCAAGTATGTTCCGTTAAAAGAGATAGCCGATATCCGGTTTATTACAGGCCCGACGTTTATCTACCGCGAAGGCAGCAGCCGGTATGTGGGTATCGGATTCAGTATCCGTGATCGTGATTTAGGGTCTACCATTGCCGAAGCTCAGAAAAAAGTGAGTGAGAGTGTAACGCTTAAGACTGAAAACAAAATGGTCTGGGCCGGAGAATTTGAAAGCCAGCAACGGGCTACGGCAAGGTTGGCGGTTATCATTCCTGCGGTGTTGCTTCTTATTCTTTTCTTACTCTACCTTAACTTTGGGACGGTCAAGGATACGCTTATCGCAGCAAGCGCCATACCTTATGCCTTTATCGGAGGATTCATTTCTTTGTGGGTCACAGGCACGGTATTCGGTATATCGGCAGGGATAGGATTTGTCATTCTGTTTGGTATTACAGCTATTGATAGTATATTGTTGATTACCCTGATGAAAACCCGTATGCAACGTACCCGAAATCTGCGGCTGGCAATCGACGATGCTGTGAAAAGCCGTATCAGGCCTGTACTGATGATTGCGCTGATGGGCTCGATGGGGTTATTCCCTGCCGCGCTATCTCAGGGTATGGGCTCCGAGATTCAAAGACCGCTGGCAATAATGATAGTAGGAGGGATTCTTATTTGTATGATTTTATCCTTTACAGTCCTGCCACAAGTGTTCTATTTCGCATACAGGAGAGATAAGCGGCTAAAGGATAAATAA
- a CDS encoding efflux RND transporter periplasmic adaptor subunit — MIKKQIKKGLGIFCIVLLFSCSGKTESETTPGRINKAFLQNVKTVEAGLDNQNEELVLTGKVEYDPDKVINYVSLVNGIADRTYFSLGDKVQKGQTLLDIRSSDLSSLQSESIVSESDVKIARRELQTAQSLYEDNMLSEKELLEAQARLKQAQASYNKTQSDIAVHGINKGNGTFSIKAPMTGYIVNKNVSSGSTVSTDSEPLFTVADLGTVWITANVYASNLLFVKEGMDVAITTLSYPGEVFSGKINQLSQVFDPEEKVLKARIIMSNKEMKFKPEMSVVIKLKNEAHEQFVSVPSDALVFDNDRYFVVVEESPDSFKIREVGLRGHNNKTTYIASGLSEGENVVVKNQLLIYSGLKEN; from the coding sequence ATGATAAAGAAGCAAATTAAGAAAGGATTGGGGATATTTTGTATTGTCTTACTATTTTCTTGTTCAGGGAAGACCGAAAGCGAGACAACCCCGGGCAGGATAAATAAGGCATTTTTACAAAACGTAAAAACAGTAGAGGCCGGATTGGATAATCAGAACGAAGAATTGGTATTAACCGGAAAGGTAGAATACGATCCTGACAAAGTGATTAACTATGTATCGCTTGTGAATGGAATCGCAGACCGTACCTATTTTTCACTGGGTGATAAAGTGCAGAAGGGACAGACACTGTTAGATATAAGAAGTTCCGACCTCAGTTCATTACAGTCAGAATCTATTGTTTCGGAATCGGACGTGAAAATAGCCCGACGCGAACTGCAGACAGCCCAGTCGCTGTATGAAGACAATATGCTGTCGGAAAAAGAATTACTGGAAGCGCAGGCACGGCTGAAGCAGGCGCAGGCTTCGTATAACAAAACTCAGAGTGATATTGCCGTACATGGCATAAATAAAGGAAATGGTACTTTTTCTATTAAGGCGCCGATGACCGGCTATATAGTAAATAAGAATGTATCGTCGGGCAGTACGGTGTCGACCGACAGCGAGCCTCTGTTTACGGTAGCCGATCTCGGCACGGTATGGATAACGGCCAATGTATATGCGAGTAATCTTCTTTTTGTGAAAGAAGGGATGGATGTAGCTATAACTACTCTTTCTTATCCGGGAGAGGTATTCTCCGGAAAGATAAATCAATTGTCGCAGGTTTTTGATCCGGAAGAGAAAGTTCTGAAGGCAAGGATTATTATGTCTAATAAAGAAATGAAGTTCAAACCTGAAATGTCGGTTGTAATTAAATTGAAAAATGAGGCGCATGAGCAGTTTGTGTCTGTACCCTCCGATGCTCTGGTTTTTGATAACGACCGCTACTTCGTGGTAGTGGAAGAATCTCCGGATAGCTTTAAGATAAGAGAAGTAGGCCTTCGCGGTCACAATAACAAGACGACATACATTGCATCCGGATTATCGGAAGGCGAGAATGTTGTCGTGAAAAATCAACTGCTGATATATTCAGGCCTTAAAGAGAATTGA
- a CDS encoding TolC family protein — protein sequence MKKYLYLLLLIFSGLSLFAQEEKSIKLTAGEVESLFLSNNLQLIATRFDVDIADAAIAQAKLWDNPNLSISDVNLWSTRSQRDGESEVIPPLFGSFAKNTEFSIELSQLIQTANKRGKLVNREKVSKEIALQEFEEVLRGLKVELRKSVYEIQYSQAYLAILTNQRESLSRLIESHKKQVSQGNIAKNELLRLQSSFLELENEINELRSDLNEQQKTLKVLLNVDPFTNLEVEENSNTQKSPDSILLARLMELAEESRPDMKLHNLQTQYHEKSLAYEKSLRVPDLTISANYDRYGGVWKDFIGFGVSIDLPLFNRNQGNIRAARISRDQSLYLARQQQNIIQHEVAASYNNYVYTYAFYKKINDDSLLPELDNMLDTYTKNLQNRNISMLEYIDFMDAYRANKQTVLTAKKKVSMQFEELQYTVGTEIR from the coding sequence ATGAAAAAATATTTATATTTATTGCTGCTTATTTTCAGTGGATTAAGCCTTTTTGCCCAAGAGGAGAAATCAATAAAATTGACTGCCGGGGAAGTTGAGTCATTATTCCTGTCCAACAATCTCCAACTGATTGCAACCCGTTTCGATGTCGATATTGCCGATGCCGCTATAGCACAGGCTAAATTGTGGGACAATCCCAATTTATCTATCAGTGACGTAAACTTATGGTCTACCCGGTCGCAACGGGATGGAGAAAGTGAAGTTATCCCCCCGTTGTTCGGTTCCTTTGCAAAGAATACGGAATTCAGTATCGAACTCAGCCAATTGATTCAAACGGCAAATAAAAGAGGAAAACTCGTTAATAGAGAAAAGGTTTCGAAGGAGATAGCATTGCAGGAATTTGAAGAGGTATTGCGGGGACTTAAAGTCGAACTGCGCAAGTCTGTTTACGAAATACAATATTCGCAAGCGTACCTGGCTATATTGACAAATCAGCGGGAATCATTATCGCGGCTTATCGAATCGCATAAGAAGCAGGTGTCCCAAGGGAATATTGCCAAAAACGAATTGCTACGGCTACAGTCTTCCTTCCTTGAACTGGAGAATGAAATAAACGAATTGCGGTCTGATCTGAACGAACAGCAAAAAACGCTTAAAGTATTATTGAATGTAGATCCGTTTACAAATCTTGAGGTGGAAGAGAATTCTAATACTCAAAAAAGTCCCGATTCTATTTTATTAGCCCGCTTAATGGAATTAGCTGAAGAATCGCGCCCCGATATGAAATTGCATAATCTGCAAACACAATATCACGAAAAATCACTTGCCTACGAAAAATCATTAAGAGTACCCGATTTGACAATCAGTGCAAATTATGACCGGTATGGTGGGGTATGGAAGGATTTTATAGGTTTTGGTGTCAGTATAGATTTGCCTTTATTCAACCGTAATCAGGGGAATATCAGGGCAGCGCGGATAAGCAGGGATCAAAGCCTGTATCTGGCCCGGCAACAACAGAATATTATACAGCACGAAGTCGCTGCATCCTACAACAACTATGTTTATACTTATGCCTTCTATAAAAAGATAAACGATGACAGTCTGCTCCCTGAACTGGACAATATGCTCGATACATACACAAAGAACTTACAGAACAGAAATATTAGTATGCTCGAATATATAGACTTTATGGATGCATACAGAGCAAATAAGCAAACTGTACTTACTGCTAAGAAAAAAGTAAGTATGCAGTTTGAAGAACTACAATATACCGTTGGTACAGAAATAAGATAG